A genomic stretch from Chitinophaga agri includes:
- a CDS encoding GPW/gp25 family protein, which translates to MAIDSFLGTGWSFPPSFDKAGSSALMSHAVADIEESIRIILGTSPGERLMQPTFGCNLRRFVFESADTAMITEMNDLIAHALLDFEPRIDFMGAELLLRKELEGLVHIQINYRIIATNTRHNMVYPFYFLEGTNIDSPNLLP; encoded by the coding sequence ATGGCAATAGATTCATTCCTCGGTACCGGCTGGTCATTCCCGCCGTCATTCGATAAAGCCGGCAGCAGTGCGCTCATGAGCCATGCTGTCGCTGACATAGAAGAGAGTATACGCATCATACTGGGCACGAGTCCAGGCGAACGGCTCATGCAACCTACCTTTGGTTGTAACCTGCGCCGGTTTGTATTTGAGTCGGCAGATACTGCGATGATCACGGAGATGAACGATCTGATTGCGCATGCCCTGCTGGACTTTGAACCCCGGATAGATTTCATGGGTGCGGAACTGCTCCTCCGCAAAGAGCTGGAAGGACTGGTACATATCCAGATCAATTATCGCATCATTGCCACCAACACCCGGCATAACATGGTCTATCCTTTTTATTTCCTGGAAGGGACTAACATTGATTCCCCCAACCTGTTGCCATAG
- a CDS encoding PAAR domain-containing protein, which yields MGTPAARLTDMHTCPMQTPGLPPIPHVGGPVAGPGVPTVLIGMLPAAVVGDMCVCVGPPDSIVKGSATVMIGGKPAARMGDTTAHGGSIVIGCPTVLIGG from the coding sequence ATGGGAACACCCGCAGCAAGACTAACTGATATGCATACCTGCCCGATGCAGACGCCGGGTTTACCACCTATACCACATGTCGGCGGACCGGTAGCCGGCCCCGGCGTACCGACTGTGCTCATCGGCATGCTGCCGGCAGCCGTGGTGGGTGATATGTGTGTCTGCGTAGGGCCGCCCGACTCCATCGTTAAAGGTTCTGCCACTGTGATGATAGGGGGCAAGCCGGCCGCCCGTATGGGCGATACGACCGCACATGGCGGCTCGATTGTGATTGGTTGTCCAACAGTATTGATTGGCGGTTAA
- the vgrG gene encoding type VI secretion system tip protein VgrG encodes MPVTGPLNISDPTLKFTVSVNGSAVQEKIAVISVNVVHEVNKISYAEILFVEGTGDIGQDGDAGSFPASESTSPDMKPGGTVSITAGYGDDTEVSIFSGVIVKQSLRTGNAGFEMLLTCKHNAVKMTMGQKEDQFFSAKDSDVIQQLVRAHGLSVTADATTPQMEVLFQRMSTDWDFVLARAAFNGHLVTLEDDQIVIGQPKFDEAAVLSVVYGESIISFDAEINAEKQPTSLDAYAWDPQTLALINASAAEPSLNVQGDVKVKDLPAKLGQQQLKLISSTPLAQSDLKVWADSTLLRMRMNAIRGRVSFIGNALPRPGKILELKGVGPRFNGNAFISQVRHQLEDGRWTTSVQFGVPDKPIFEKENFSYAPANGQMPAVHGLQLATVMKISEDPGSQYRIQVKPASNAAEQSGIWARLASLYATGNAGAVFYPEVGDEVILGFLESDPRYPVVLGSLFSKAKVPPVTQADEKNNTKAFYSRSLLQINFDDDKKIIKITTPGNNMITLSDDGKSIEIKDQNSNSIKLDDSGIVMNSPKDITLKATGNISLQATGKATFKATQDMELTGMNIKQTAQIGFTAKGTATAELSASGQTVVKGGMVMIN; translated from the coding sequence ATGCCAGTAACAGGTCCTTTAAATATCAGCGATCCTACACTTAAATTCACGGTAAGTGTGAATGGCAGCGCCGTTCAGGAGAAAATAGCGGTCATCTCTGTCAATGTTGTACACGAAGTCAACAAGATCTCTTATGCGGAGATCCTGTTTGTGGAAGGTACGGGTGATATTGGCCAGGATGGTGACGCTGGAAGTTTCCCGGCCAGTGAATCCACCAGCCCGGATATGAAGCCGGGCGGTACGGTTAGTATTACCGCAGGGTATGGCGATGATACAGAAGTGTCCATCTTTTCCGGTGTCATCGTCAAACAGTCATTACGTACCGGCAATGCAGGCTTCGAAATGCTGCTCACCTGTAAGCATAATGCCGTGAAAATGACGATGGGGCAGAAGGAAGATCAGTTCTTCTCCGCGAAGGACAGTGACGTTATCCAGCAACTCGTCAGGGCCCACGGATTGTCCGTCACTGCAGATGCCACCACACCACAGATGGAAGTACTGTTTCAGCGCATGTCCACCGACTGGGATTTCGTGCTGGCGAGAGCAGCCTTTAACGGGCATCTTGTAACACTGGAAGACGACCAGATCGTTATTGGTCAACCTAAGTTTGATGAAGCAGCAGTGTTGTCTGTTGTATATGGGGAATCGATCATCTCTTTTGATGCAGAGATCAATGCAGAAAAACAGCCTACTTCCCTGGACGCCTATGCCTGGGACCCGCAGACGCTGGCACTGATCAATGCTTCAGCAGCAGAACCGTCGCTGAATGTGCAGGGAGATGTAAAGGTGAAAGACCTGCCGGCGAAACTGGGACAGCAGCAACTGAAACTGATCTCCAGTACGCCACTCGCACAGAGCGACCTGAAAGTCTGGGCAGATAGTACGCTCTTACGCATGCGTATGAATGCCATCCGTGGAAGGGTATCCTTTATCGGTAACGCCCTGCCCAGGCCTGGTAAAATACTCGAACTAAAAGGAGTAGGACCCCGCTTTAACGGCAACGCTTTTATCAGTCAGGTACGTCACCAGCTGGAAGACGGCAGGTGGACGACCTCCGTACAATTCGGCGTACCCGATAAACCCATCTTCGAAAAAGAGAACTTTTCCTATGCGCCTGCCAATGGGCAGATGCCAGCCGTTCACGGTCTGCAGCTGGCTACAGTGATGAAGATCTCAGAAGACCCGGGATCGCAATACCGTATACAGGTAAAGCCGGCGTCCAACGCCGCGGAACAGTCAGGCATATGGGCCAGACTGGCCAGTTTGTACGCAACTGGTAATGCCGGAGCAGTGTTCTATCCTGAGGTGGGCGACGAGGTCATACTCGGATTCCTGGAAAGTGATCCACGTTACCCTGTCGTACTGGGCTCACTCTTCAGCAAGGCTAAAGTGCCACCCGTGACACAGGCCGATGAGAAGAACAATACCAAGGCATTCTATAGTCGTAGTCTGCTGCAGATCAACTTCGACGACGACAAAAAGATCATTAAGATCACCACGCCGGGTAATAATATGATCACCCTGAGCGACGATGGTAAATCTATCGAAATAAAAGACCAGAACAGCAACTCCATTAAACTGGACGACAGTGGTATTGTGATGAACAGTCCGAAGGATATCACCCTGAAAGCAACCGGCAATATCAGTTTGCAGGCGACAGGTAAAGCCACCTTCAAAGCTACGCAGGATATGGAGCTGACTGGTATGAACATTAAACAGACCGCCCAGATCGGCTTTACTGCGAAAGGTACAGCCACGGCGGAGTTATCGGCCTCCGGACAAACCGTTGTCAAGGGAGGTATGGTAATGATCAACTAA